A part of Rhipicephalus microplus isolate Deutch F79 chromosome 8, USDA_Rmic, whole genome shotgun sequence genomic DNA contains:
- the LOC142768411 gene encoding uncharacterized protein LOC142768411, which produces MNSVFLSVRQLTIPAWFDAVTASQAHGRVNKTLLETLAPSAGDVANANTTYLQIGLRSSSAARTQSSFPAKYVLFRALSQREGLLRNPPHWVTARAASLWAELWPVFDVLYDKIFLPAAYLHSPVFYNEPSALPFLYGTVGAAMAKALADVVGPYSRWNASAPHQSHDSWWTIAKLFDATLRLGCLRTRVDEDVLRHPYRIPQPKTSEAFKSSTFAWIRAARVAYDAMTDAFKKDSRSGDGAHDKHWPEVQRQFFTRFCLMACGTERQDALKPKERCTWPLVSMPEFATAFDCRNDSYKDYQESCVPL; this is translated from the exons ATGAACTCCGTGTTCCTCAGCGTCCGTCAACTTACCATACCCGCATGGTTTGACGCAGTGACCGCATCACAAGCGCACGGAAGAGTGAACAAGACGTTGCTGGAGACACTGGCGCCATCTGCCGGTGACGTCGCAAACGCGAACACTACTTACCTTCAAATAGGACTACGGTCATCGTCGGCCGCGAGAACGCAAAGCAGTTTTCCCGCTAAGTACGTCCTGTTTCGCGCGCTTTCCCAAAGAGAGGGGCTCCTACGCAATCCGCCGCACTGGGTGACCGCACGCGCGGCCTCACTGTGGGCGGAACTGTGGCCCGTGTTTGATGTCCTGTACGACAAGATCTTCTTACCAGCGGCGTACCTTCACAGCCCGGTGTTCTACAACGAACCCTCAGCGCTGCCTTTTCTCTACGGCACGGTTGGAGCTGCGATGGCCAAGGCACTGGCTGACGTTGTTGGTCCTTATTCAAG ATGGAACGCCAGTGCACCGCACCAGTCGCATGACTCCTGGTGGACCATCGCGAAGCTGTTCGATGCCACACTGCGATTGGGCTGTCTGCGAACTCGAGTCGACGAAGACGTGCTCCGGCATCCGTACCGCATACCGCAGCCGAAGACCTCGGAGGCCTTCAAGAGCAGCACGTTCGCCTGGATTCGAGCCGCCAGGGTCGCGTACGACGCCATGACGGACGCCTTCAAGAAGGACAGCCGCAGTGGAGATGGTGCCCACGACAAGCACTGGCCGGAAGTTCAGAGGCAGTTCTTTACACGCTTCTGTCTAATGGCGTGTGGAACCGAGAGGCAAGATGCTCTCAAACCCAAAGAGCGATGCACCTGGCCACTCGTCAGTATGCCGGAGTTCGCGACAGCGTTCGATTGTCGAAACGACTCTTACAAGGACTACCAGGAGTCGTGCGTTCCTCTCTGA
- the LOC142769394 gene encoding uncharacterized protein LOC142769394 yields the protein MKFVQECQSQQCLDATHYLQSVVERDLHPCVDMYSHVCNRWTSRRRGVGFLPDSLRSFLQHFVRRLQSVREDVLGEPMASVIHIGKHLFEDCSTYMNAPDSSTLQADIASVLEHVNTSVLLESDSLSTALVRAINISFATGLHSAVLVTRKKDDSNTYLHFANTPSIRRVLRVPPADNDIEPYVIDVIRHVSSNPDAAAIARDVLDVDGEVDTFSEGVVSSVWIGAGELKKDAGFPSGVWRQAFASFADQGLPVADADVNLFTG from the exons ATGAAATTCGTCCAG GAGTGCCAGTCACAGCAGTGCTTGGACGCGACGCACTACCTGCAGTCCGTGGTGGAGCGAGACCTGCACCCTTGCGTGGACATGTACAGTCACGTGTGCAACCGATGGACAAGCCGACGGCGTGGCGTGGGCTTCCTGCCGGACTCCCTACGCTCGTTCCTGCAACACTTCGTACGCCGGCTTCAAAGCGTTCGAGAGGACGTCTTAGGAGAACCGATGGCTTCAG TCATTCACATCGGCAAGCACCTATTTGAAGACTGCAGCACGTACATGAACGCGCCGGACTCTAGTACACTTCAAGCGGACATTGCGTCCGTACTGGAACACGTCAACACGTCAGTTCTCTTGGAGAGCGATTCCTTGAGCACAGCGCTGGTGCGAGCAATAAACATCTCGTTTGCAACAGGTCTTCACAGCGCAGTGCTCGTGACGCGCAAGAAGGACGACTCCAACACGTACCTCCACTTCGCCAACACTCCGTCGATACGGCGCGTACTGCGAGTGCCACCCGCGGACAATGACATCGAACCCTACGTCATAGACGTCATTCGTCACGTGTCTTCAAACCCGGACGCCGCAGCCATTGCTCGCGACGTGCTTGATGTGGACGGCGAAGTTGATACCTTCTCCGAGGGCGTCGTGAGTAGCGTGTGGATTGGCGCTGGTGAACTGAAGAAGGACGCCGGCTTTCCATCTGGCGTCTGGAGGCAGGCTTTCGCTTCTTTCGCCGACCAAGGATTACCGGTCGCAGACGCCGACGTAAACCTCTTCACCGG GTAA